CCTTAGCTGAAACTGTGTTGGAACCCTCTCATGAAAACTTCCTGGGAGACCTAACTGAATTTTCCCTACATTGTTTCTACTCTGgccctgaagctcagagagttgTAAGTGAACATGTGTGCCTTTCTGCTGAGGTACTTCTGTTAATTTACACTGAGGCTCCATCAATGCTGTTGACTCTAGATTCCTACAGGCTTGGAGATACCAGCGAGGAATTAGTCTCCTTGGAACATGGAGCTCCAGTTTCTCCTGGGGTTCTCCTGGGATAATATGAAAATGGCCAGGAAGGATGGAGACTGGTACATAGGTGTGGGGCGACCGGCTGACTAATGGGAGGTTGGGAGCTCGAGGACAAGTGGCTTCTTGAGATTTTTGGAGCACAGGAACTAAACCACAGAAACTTCCCGGTTGTTTCTGCAATACATGCCGTTCCAGGTGttgattttcagttgcaatgtGAAAGTCTGACTCATTCTGGAATCTATGGAAAGACACGCCACAGTCCCTAACCTGGGATGGGGAAGACGGTAGGACTGGGAGTCGGGATTGAAGGTGGACCTGGGGCCAGACCTGACTGAAAATTAGGGGCTGGGATTGGGGCATAGTTTGAGGCAAGGGTTGCGGATGTacactggggagggggagggggtgagaatgAAGAAATGGCGAAGATTCTTGATCCTGCATTTTGACTGCAGAAGTATTACAGATTCTGTTGAATAAGATGAAATGAGGCTCTAGTGGGGAACCACGACTAGAAACCAGGAGAGTAGCCACTAGGGACTCACTGTGCAAGGAGGGAAGACCCCAGAAGAGCTGGTGATATTTCTGTGGCAAATTTTCCCCCAAAGTCTTGACATATGGGAGCTGCTGACAAATGTGCAGCTGCTCTGATTTGCTTTCAGTATTCCAGCCAGCTTGGGGGGCTGTACTATCCTGTGTGTCAGGCGAATGCAGTGAATTCTCTGAAGATGTCTGTTGGTACTCAGACCACATTTCTTTTGAGAATgatgcctcttcctcctctttcttctctaaaTGCTGGAaggccattttcttttttatttgtctctccAAGAGTTCCTGGATATTAAGGCCAAGGAAAGAATGGCTCATTGCCTCCATGTGCTTGGTAATAGAGTCTCCCCAGAGACAGGTCTCTGGTATATGAAAGGAAACAGGCTCACGCCGAAAATCAGAGTGTGATAATGTGGGGAGAAACACGGTGTTGGCATGAGCCTGCCACCAGGAGAAGTCTGAAGTCGACAGACTTGAATGATCAGTGCCTCTGATTGTTGGAACACAAGCGGACAACCCAGCAGGGTTATCTGGAGATGATTTCTCCAAAACAGGTTTCAGTAAGATGGCAAACGATTTAGACTGAGTGACAGTTAAAGTGCAGTCTGGCTGTGGTGAAACAGGCAGGGTTGGTGGTGCATGATGACAAACAAATGAATCAGGGGGATTCACTGCCTGGGACAGAACTGGTAAGGGGTTGATATCTTGGGAAAAGGTGGGATCGAGAGAGAAGATGGTATTTAGAGGCATCGTGCCCTCTGCTGGGACAACAGGATCTGCTGTCTGAGTGTCATGTGCTAGGAGAGGGGGAAACGCAAGGGGTTGGGGTGAGGAATAGTCCACTGGGAATTCAGAATCCAAAGAAGGAAAAGGCCCTGGTGCCAGAGAGTGACCTAGTGGTGAGGGTGAAAAAAAGTCAACTAAGGGGGTCATTGGGTTAGGTGAGAGACTAGAGGGGGCCAGTGGGGAAGGTTCAGACAGGGAGGCTGATGCTAGGTCTCCTAGAGGGACTACTGAGAAGGCAGGGGACAGAGTAAATGATGACTCAGTCACAGGAGATGTAGAAACCAAAGGGGATGCAGAGGAAGTAGCATCTTCCAGGGCCTCCGGGTGCAGCAGCCAGTTGACCTCAGCAGTTGCATTATTACACACCTCACAGAAGGGGTCTGGACATAACAGTTGACGAAAGCGGGTGGTATCATCATGCCGGCCCAGGGGGCTGCAGGAGACAGGAAGTACAAAGCTTCAGCCAGGACCAGAACAAACATGAAACCCTGGCAGTTCTGGCAATAATATGGCTGCCCAGTGTATACTATCCTTTCACATTCTTTTACTTCCTTAATCTCACAGTGTATCTTCTATCCCTTTCTCCAAGGCTTTCCCATTCTGAATCTGAGGATTTTCTCTCCCATGTCAATCCCAGGCTTCACTGAGGCTCTAGAAATTCAAATACTCCATTAAAAAGAGGGATACAGGAAACAAGGTAATGTTTAGTCACCTTTGAAGAAGAGAGAgcaccttcctttcctcctctacTTCGCTCTGGCAAGCTCTTGAACCTAAGAAACCAGGAGTGTGATGAAAAAGAGACCTTATAGGAGGCTGAGTAGAATGTCCTTTAGTGGTACCCTTGGTGGATTGGACTTGGAGAGCCCCAAGAATTAGGATATAGGATCACATGgtcaatgataataataacaaggCTCAAACATGTATGTTGCTTTATCATTCACAAAGGGCTTTTATATGTGTTATCCCATGTGATATTCAGAACCACCCTTTGAGAAACATAGCTCAATGGTTATTTACCTCAAAGAAGAATCTGATCATCCAGGAAGTCAAAGGACTTTTACAAAGTCAGGACACAGAAGTTCTGACTCTCAACATCTCACATGGCCACCTGCTGCGAAACACCCATTGCCCAGGTCCATCACTGCTTCAAGCCCAGCGATGGGCAGAGCAGGGAATCTGAGAAGTGTCTCAGGCTCTAACTGCCTTCCCATGAGCCTCTACTCTGAGAGCTCTGGTTTCTGACAGGGACTGTATCTAGCAAGTGACGTCCTCAGAGATCATGGACCTGGGGCCTCATGGAAAGGACAGGAAGGGTCACCCTTGGAGAGATCAGGTGGAATAGGCAGAACTTTACCTTTCGATGTTccacctttccttctcctcttggctctgccctgacgctgagaacaaaaagaaaagaatgaggggCTGAgactca
This portion of the Camelus ferus isolate YT-003-E unplaced genomic scaffold, BCGSAC_Cfer_1.0 contig299, whole genome shotgun sequence genome encodes:
- the LOC102509087 gene encoding spermatogenesis-associated protein 31D3-like, whose protein sequence is MSLSPSFFSFCSQRQGRAKRRRKGGTSKGSRACQSEVEEERKVLSLLQSPLGRHDDTTRFRQLLCPDPFCEVCNNATAEVNWLLHPEALEDATSSASPLVSTSPVTESSFTLSPAFSVVPLGDLASASLSEPSPLAPSSLSPNPMTPLVDFFSPSPLGHSLAPGPFPSLDSEFPVDYSSPQPLAFPPLLAHDTQTADPVVPAEGTMPLNTIFSLDPTFSQDINPLPVLSQAVNPPDSFVCHHAPPTLPVSPQPDCTLTVTQSKSFAILLKPVLEKSSPDNPAGLSACVPTIRGTDHSSLSTSDFSWWQAHANTVFLPTLSHSDFRREPVSFHIPETCLWGDSITKHMEAMSHSFLGLNIQELLERQIKKKMAFQHLEKKEEEEASFSKEMWSEYQQTSSENSLHSPDTQDSTAPQAGWNTESKSEQLHICQQLPYVKTLGENLPQKYHQLFWGLPSLHSESLVATLLVSSRGSPLEPHFILFNRICNTSAVKMQDQESSPFLHSHPLPLPSVHPQPLPQTMPQSQPLIFSQVWPQVHLQSRLPVLPSSPSQVRDCGVSFHRFQNESDFHIATENQHLERHVLQKQPGSFCGLVPVLQKSQEATCPRAPNLPLVSRSPHTYVPVSILPGHFHIIPGEPQEKLELHVPRRLIPRWYLQACRNLESTALMEPQCKLTEVPQQKGTHVHLQLSELQGQSRNNVGKIQLGLPGSFHERVPTQFQLRNDMRKNLGYILEKGPEDSPQRVSECYLVHNLRAALETKSNCVCHSRNHLGSELLNVSRKDTDWSQIKTILRLHVSTKSWQITAGRIPIGVCRSWLADNSTWPLSGSSQTNMEDTNSKNTMVDKVYSQISTLELSFLDPNTRKVLEAHILRFRVSQKWGLPLKVLESIKFYMLRETKTWSLPQFDFPSSTIHISGVDSKGEVSKLLEGSSKTSQGSKVRTTNSVTMLDRPHPVISSVGNEGQRTLQPSHSDIDQKLAGNIQTIERGRQTFQLLTHRDKDKVSQRETVRDNRCTSEVPIRQVGGRHEPRDENVNSSDRVEMIERQKMWEKNLEHSFMSNMPSETFKAKKLCALKSRSCDILTTIKLESSQMANVNTNKVETTLTTQFPSPKMFVPQDSKVSDLHKQLFSELNFKLESEKHNLAQRCLMDMPLTSDSLPSKPSLTHAQGISSGDTVPSQVLHVYLEDSGVSTEQWQDPSKHVLWKCPDKTVRPLGSKAGEYRSKDSGIGTSKARKKSHPVENQEIKDTSPSLSQNEQLPPESYFKKKMRHFFQWIDCKRKIKDQESPQQKAKFISTSVQHQDSVESAAVFVNYGPPEAQELMTAIGKILEEKLAHRFESEASELSQHKKELQTQGESDQGHPYNCGDLSNSQQEEWASTKSSN